Proteins from a single region of Nocardiopsis dassonvillei subsp. dassonvillei DSM 43111:
- a CDS encoding DUF305 domain-containing protein, with protein sequence MEQKNGPAAGTADHVGDVPDDDGPPWEDGAADEETPSRVSWRSVPMWITVILVVLALGGGYLLGRPSYPLDTGADAGFLRDMSAHHAQAVDMSMLILERTEDPELRTVATDIARTQQAQIGIMQGWLMAWDLNARGVREPMAWMEGHDHGGGGGEVPDTMPGLASSEEMVSLEEATGEEAELLFLELMIAHHKGGIEMAEAEVELGQEDLVTDFAQGMADSQLKEIDLMEGMIDQRRDGASGD encoded by the coding sequence ATGGAACAGAAAAACGGTCCCGCGGCCGGGACCGCCGACCACGTCGGCGATGTCCCGGACGACGACGGGCCCCCGTGGGAGGACGGGGCGGCGGACGAGGAGACCCCGTCGCGGGTGTCCTGGCGCTCGGTACCGATGTGGATCACTGTGATCCTCGTCGTACTGGCCCTGGGCGGGGGTTACCTGCTGGGACGCCCGTCCTACCCGCTGGACACCGGCGCCGACGCCGGGTTCCTGCGCGACATGAGCGCGCACCACGCCCAGGCCGTGGACATGTCGATGCTCATCCTGGAGAGGACCGAGGATCCCGAGCTGCGCACGGTGGCCACCGACATCGCCCGCACCCAGCAGGCCCAGATCGGGATCATGCAGGGGTGGCTGATGGCCTGGGACCTCAACGCGCGCGGCGTGCGGGAGCCGATGGCCTGGATGGAGGGCCACGACCACGGCGGCGGGGGCGGCGAGGTCCCCGACACGATGCCGGGCCTGGCCTCCTCGGAGGAGATGGTCTCCCTGGAGGAGGCCACGGGCGAGGAGGCCGAACTCCTCTTCCTTGAGCTGATGATCGCCCACCACAAGGGCGGCATCGAGATGGCCGAGGCGGAGGTGGAGCTGGGCCAGGAGGACCTGGTCACCGACTTCGCGCAGGGGATGGCCGACTCCCAGCTCAAGGAGATCGACCTGATGGAGGGCATGATCGACCAGCGCCGGGACGGCGCCTCCGGCGACTGA
- a CDS encoding DUF3105 domain-containing protein has product MAKKKTAEERRRRAAELKAQRLKEERRRKILTTTGITTAVVLVVGLIGFLVFMEFRSRTISGVEEYEVGSYVHVDTGQRVNYEQSPPVGGDHWNAWQNCGVYTEPVTHEFAVHSLEHGAVWINYRPDLPEDQVQTLTDMYSSGDYLVISPYAGELDAPIVASSWGRQITAESADDENLQRFVRLYERGTDVPEPGAACSGGVAENAEEVDAMLGSGAGVDAETMEGPEGGDAGAEEGTGDEASDAPSDAAEDEPSAEESAGAEN; this is encoded by the coding sequence GTGGCCAAGAAGAAGACGGCGGAGGAGCGTCGCCGCCGCGCCGCCGAGCTGAAGGCGCAACGCCTCAAAGAGGAACGCCGCCGCAAAATCCTTACCACCACCGGTATCACGACCGCTGTGGTCCTGGTCGTGGGTTTGATCGGTTTCCTCGTCTTCATGGAGTTCCGCAGCCGCACGATCTCGGGGGTGGAGGAGTACGAGGTCGGCTCCTACGTCCACGTGGACACCGGGCAGCGCGTGAACTACGAGCAGTCCCCGCCCGTGGGCGGCGACCACTGGAACGCCTGGCAGAACTGCGGCGTCTACACCGAGCCGGTGACCCACGAGTTCGCGGTGCACTCCCTGGAGCACGGCGCGGTGTGGATCAACTACCGGCCCGACCTGCCCGAGGACCAGGTCCAGACGCTGACCGACATGTACAGCTCCGGCGACTACCTGGTGATCAGCCCCTACGCGGGTGAGCTGGACGCGCCGATCGTCGCCTCCAGCTGGGGACGCCAGATCACCGCCGAGAGCGCCGACGACGAGAACCTCCAGCGCTTCGTGCGGCTGTACGAGCGCGGCACCGACGTTCCCGAGCCGGGCGCCGCCTGCTCCGGCGGCGTGGCGGAGAACGCCGAGGAGGTCGACGCCATGCTCGGCAGCGGCGCCGGCGTGGACGCCGAGACCATGGAGGGCCCCGAGGGCGGCGACGCCGGAGCCGAGGAGGGCACCGGGGACGAGGCGTCCGACGCCCCCTCCGACGCCGCCGAGGACGAGCCGTCCGCGGAGGAGTCGGCCGGGGCGGAGAACTGA
- a CDS encoding DUF3515 domain-containing protein → MLSRFACAGVVAALALVATGCGAQTVRMQPPEADAATAEVCADLVAALPDTLLGAERAQVRPDSELTAAWGDPPIGLRCGVERPVTLTSTSYLQEVNGVPWLPQPEDAPTMYTAIGHEAYVELSIPAAHGVPAAALSTVSDLIVEHVPALPEGEL, encoded by the coding sequence GTGCTGAGTCGGTTCGCGTGCGCCGGTGTGGTCGCGGCCCTGGCCCTGGTGGCGACGGGCTGCGGCGCGCAGACGGTGCGGATGCAGCCGCCCGAGGCGGACGCGGCGACCGCCGAGGTCTGCGCCGACCTCGTCGCGGCGCTCCCCGACACCCTGCTGGGGGCGGAGCGGGCACAGGTGCGGCCCGACTCGGAGCTCACGGCGGCCTGGGGCGACCCGCCCATCGGACTGCGCTGCGGGGTGGAGCGCCCGGTGACGCTGACCAGCACCTCCTACCTACAGGAGGTCAACGGTGTTCCGTGGCTGCCGCAGCCGGAGGACGCCCCCACCATGTACACGGCGATCGGCCACGAAGCGTACGTGGAGCTGTCGATCCCGGCCGCCCACGGCGTCCCCGCCGCCGCGCTGTCCACGGTCAGCGACCTGATCGTCGAACACGTCCCCGCGCTTCCCGAAGGGGAGCTGTGA
- a CDS encoding Lrp/AsnC family transcriptional regulator, with protein MVQAYILIQTEVGQAAEVAGRIRGIEGVEKAHDVTGPYDVIVQASAEDIDSLGTLVVARIQRLDGIARTLTCPIVNI; from the coding sequence ATGGTGCAGGCATACATCCTGATCCAGACCGAGGTCGGTCAGGCAGCCGAGGTGGCGGGGCGCATCCGGGGCATCGAGGGGGTCGAGAAGGCCCACGACGTGACCGGGCCCTACGATGTCATCGTCCAGGCCAGCGCCGAAGACATCGACTCCCTGGGCACCCTCGTGGTGGCCCGGATCCAGCGGTTGGACGGCATCGCCCGGACTCTCACCTGTCCCATCGTCAACATCTGA
- a CDS encoding thiamine-phosphate kinase, producing the protein MRNTIGGLGEFALIARVTSQFPTTDDVILGPGDDAAVVASPDGRTVATTDLLVEGRHFRREWSTARDVGHRAVAQNFADVAAMGARPTGLLIGFAAPADLPVPWAEEFTAGVRDECAVAGGAVVGGDMVGSDTLTIAVTALGDLQGRAPVRRDGARPGDVVAYTGHLGLSAAGLALLEQGIDGPAECLSEHRRPSPPYARGAEAARLGATAMLDVSDGLAQDLGHVCRASGVRIDLEGEALRPEPALVEAVRVLGAGADTAERAARDLMVAGGEDHALAAVFPPHTVLPAHWSRVGTVARTTGENAEENTIPVTVDGRVPPRGGWDHFRR; encoded by the coding sequence GTGCGGAACACCATTGGGGGTCTTGGTGAGTTCGCTCTGATCGCACGCGTGACGAGCCAATTCCCCACCACGGACGATGTAATCCTCGGACCAGGGGACGACGCGGCCGTCGTCGCGTCCCCCGACGGCCGGACGGTCGCGACCACCGACCTGCTGGTCGAGGGCCGCCACTTCCGGCGCGAGTGGTCCACCGCCCGTGACGTGGGGCACCGGGCCGTCGCGCAGAACTTCGCCGACGTCGCCGCGATGGGCGCCCGCCCCACCGGCCTGCTCATCGGCTTCGCCGCGCCCGCCGACCTCCCGGTGCCCTGGGCGGAGGAGTTCACCGCCGGGGTCCGCGACGAGTGCGCGGTCGCGGGCGGCGCCGTCGTGGGCGGGGACATGGTCGGCTCGGACACCCTCACCATCGCGGTCACCGCGCTCGGCGACCTCCAAGGGCGGGCGCCTGTCCGCCGCGACGGCGCCCGCCCCGGCGACGTGGTCGCCTACACCGGCCACCTGGGGCTGTCGGCCGCCGGGCTCGCCCTGCTGGAACAGGGGATCGACGGCCCGGCCGAGTGCCTGTCCGAGCACCGCAGGCCCAGCCCGCCCTACGCCCGCGGGGCGGAGGCGGCCCGGCTCGGGGCCACGGCCATGCTCGACGTCAGCGACGGCCTCGCCCAGGACCTCGGGCACGTCTGCCGGGCCAGCGGGGTGCGCATCGACCTGGAGGGGGAGGCGCTGCGCCCCGAGCCCGCGCTCGTCGAGGCGGTCCGCGTCCTGGGGGCCGGAGCCGACACGGCCGAGCGGGCCGCGCGGGACCTCATGGTCGCCGGGGGCGAGGACCACGCCCTCGCCGCCGTGTTCCCGCCGCACACCGTTCTGCCCGCCCACTGGTCCAGAGTGGGAACCGTCGCGCGAACAACAGGTGAAAACGCTGAGGAAAACACAATTCCGGTCACGGTCGACGGGCGGGTTCCACCTCGCGGAGGATGGGATCATTTCCGGCGCTGA
- a CDS encoding cellulose binding domain-containing protein, whose product MGRHGWRNGNRRGVHRSEPEDVGVLRRLGGLIESTVPKRVEPPRLLNVLVVSGVILGLLLFGYSTTQIYLQFGGTPGATEAPGTQDGVQPTHDASPGTDTEEPAAQGEGEQGPQTQAGSEPTTVVYRVTESTAVGFSGHVTVTNTSHASLDGWELALAFDSAEITHVNGADWAEIENGILARQPADQNSLEPGDSVALTFEAVGVPQSPIRCSLNGHVCEL is encoded by the coding sequence ATGGGGCGGCATGGCTGGCGGAACGGCAACCGCCGGGGTGTGCACCGCAGCGAGCCGGAGGACGTCGGCGTGCTGCGGCGGCTCGGCGGCCTCATCGAGAGCACGGTCCCCAAACGCGTCGAACCCCCGCGGCTGCTCAACGTGCTCGTCGTCTCCGGCGTGATCCTCGGCCTGCTCCTGTTCGGGTACAGCACCACCCAGATCTACCTCCAGTTCGGCGGCACCCCGGGCGCGACCGAGGCCCCCGGAACCCAGGACGGGGTCCAGCCCACGCACGACGCCTCGCCGGGGACCGACACCGAGGAGCCCGCGGCCCAGGGCGAGGGGGAGCAGGGGCCGCAGACCCAGGCGGGTTCGGAGCCGACCACGGTCGTCTACCGCGTCACGGAGTCCACGGCGGTCGGTTTCAGCGGCCACGTCACCGTCACCAACACCTCGCACGCCAGCCTGGACGGCTGGGAGCTGGCCCTGGCCTTCGACTCCGCGGAGATCACGCACGTCAACGGCGCGGACTGGGCGGAGATCGAGAACGGCATCCTGGCCCGCCAGCCCGCCGACCAGAACAGCCTGGAGCCGGGCGACTCGGTGGCGCTCACCTTCGAGGCGGTCGGCGTGCCGCAGAGCCCGATCCGCTGCTCCCTCAACGGGCACGTCTGCGAGCTGTGA
- the rpmB gene encoding 50S ribosomal protein L28 yields the protein MASVCDVCGKGPGFGNSVSHSHRRTRRRWNPNIQTVRTRVGGTPKRVNACTSCIKAGKVTR from the coding sequence GTGGCTTCTGTCTGCGACGTCTGCGGCAAGGGACCAGGGTTCGGTAACAGTGTTTCCCACTCGCACCGTCGCACCCGCCGCCGCTGGAACCCCAACATCCAGACCGTCCGCACCCGTGTGGGCGGCACGCCCAAGCGCGTGAACGCCTGCACCTCGTGCATCAAGGCCGGCAAGGTGACCCGCTAG
- the recG gene encoding ATP-dependent DNA helicase RecG translates to MSTWDEPLSRGPLRGKTAKALAEKLDLHTLGDLLRYYPRRYDRRGDLTDLAALREGEEVTVQARVLDAKRRTVPARQGRRRMDMMEATVTDGTGRLHLTFFNRGSYHQGALVPGRLAMFSGRVSTFKGRRQLDHPQYELLDEDGHEGERARAYAEELIPVYPAVKGLDSTTIARTVDIVLADVDSLPDPLPPELRERRGLLGVADALRRIHRPAEWSDVGAARRRLKWDEAFVLQLALAQRRHRAEDLPAKPRPGAVGGLLDAFDAQLPFTLTEGQREVGERLAERLDAAHPMHCLLQGDVGAGKTLVALRAMLRVVDSGGQAVMLAPTEVLAQQHHRSISAMLGALGRAGQIDGAENATRVALLTGSMNAAARREALLDAASGAAGIVVGTHALLQEHVSFADLGLVVVDEQHRFGVEQRDALREKAVDGRPHVLVMTATPIPRTVAMTVYGDLDVVALTQLPTGRAPVSTHVVPASEKPHFLARAWERIREEAGGGHQAFVVCPRIGDDAKEEAEEEVGAGDGEEAAGARPPLAVLDVAARLREGPLSELRVEVLHGRMAPDDKDAVMRRFSAGDTDAVVSTTVIEVGVDVPNATVMVIMDADRFGVSQLHQLRGRVGRGQLPGLCLLVTDAEEGSPARERLAAVAATTDGFELSRVDLEMRREGDVLGDSQSGARSSLRMLTLLKDEELIGEAREEATAYVAADPGLTGHPPLAQALETLLPEERAEYLDKA, encoded by the coding sequence GTGAGCACCTGGGACGAACCGCTGAGCAGGGGGCCCCTCAGGGGCAAGACGGCCAAGGCCCTCGCCGAGAAGCTCGACCTGCACACCCTCGGCGACCTGCTGCGCTACTACCCGCGCCGCTACGACCGGCGCGGCGACCTGACCGATCTCGCGGCACTGCGCGAGGGCGAGGAGGTCACCGTGCAGGCCCGCGTCCTGGACGCCAAGCGGCGCACCGTGCCCGCGCGGCAGGGACGACGCCGCATGGACATGATGGAGGCCACCGTCACCGACGGCACCGGGCGCCTGCACCTGACCTTCTTCAACCGGGGCTCCTACCACCAGGGGGCCCTCGTCCCCGGGCGCCTGGCAATGTTCTCCGGCCGGGTCTCCACCTTCAAGGGCCGCCGCCAGCTCGACCACCCCCAGTACGAACTCCTCGACGAGGACGGCCACGAGGGCGAGCGGGCCCGGGCCTACGCAGAGGAGCTCATCCCCGTCTACCCGGCGGTCAAGGGCCTGGACTCCACCACCATCGCCCGCACCGTCGACATCGTCCTCGCCGACGTGGACAGCCTGCCCGACCCGCTGCCCCCCGAACTGCGCGAACGGCGCGGGCTCCTCGGCGTCGCCGACGCCCTGCGCCGGATCCACCGCCCCGCCGAGTGGTCCGACGTCGGCGCCGCCCGCCGCCGGTTGAAGTGGGACGAGGCCTTCGTCCTCCAGCTCGCGCTCGCCCAGCGGCGCCACCGCGCGGAGGACCTGCCGGCCAAGCCCCGGCCCGGCGCGGTCGGCGGTCTCCTGGACGCCTTCGACGCCCAGCTGCCCTTCACGCTCACCGAGGGCCAGCGGGAGGTCGGCGAACGCCTCGCCGAGCGGCTCGACGCCGCCCACCCCATGCACTGCCTGCTCCAGGGCGACGTCGGCGCGGGCAAGACCCTGGTCGCGCTGCGGGCCATGCTCCGGGTCGTGGACTCCGGCGGCCAGGCCGTCATGCTCGCGCCCACCGAGGTCCTGGCCCAGCAGCACCACCGGTCCATCAGCGCCATGCTCGGCGCGCTCGGCCGCGCCGGACAGATCGACGGCGCGGAGAACGCCACGCGGGTGGCGCTGCTCACCGGTTCCATGAACGCCGCCGCCCGCAGGGAGGCCCTGCTCGACGCGGCGTCCGGCGCCGCGGGGATCGTCGTGGGCACCCACGCCCTGCTCCAGGAGCACGTGTCCTTCGCCGACCTGGGGCTGGTGGTGGTCGACGAGCAGCACCGGTTCGGCGTGGAGCAGCGCGACGCCCTGCGGGAGAAGGCCGTGGACGGGCGCCCCCACGTGCTGGTCATGACGGCCACGCCCATCCCGCGCACCGTCGCGATGACCGTCTACGGCGACCTCGACGTGGTCGCGCTCACCCAGCTGCCCACCGGTCGCGCGCCCGTGTCCACGCACGTGGTGCCCGCGAGCGAGAAGCCGCACTTCCTGGCCAGGGCCTGGGAGCGCATCCGGGAGGAGGCGGGCGGCGGGCACCAGGCCTTCGTGGTCTGCCCGCGGATCGGCGACGACGCCAAGGAGGAGGCGGAGGAGGAGGTCGGCGCGGGCGACGGCGAGGAGGCCGCGGGCGCCCGGCCGCCCCTGGCGGTGCTCGACGTGGCGGCGCGGCTGCGGGAGGGGCCGCTCTCCGAACTGCGCGTGGAGGTCCTGCACGGCCGGATGGCGCCCGACGACAAGGACGCGGTGATGCGCCGGTTCTCGGCCGGGGACACCGACGCCGTCGTCTCCACCACCGTCATCGAGGTGGGCGTAGACGTGCCCAACGCCACAGTGATGGTCATCATGGACGCGGACCGCTTCGGCGTCTCGCAGCTGCACCAGCTGCGCGGCCGGGTCGGCCGGGGCCAACTGCCGGGGCTGTGCCTGCTGGTCACCGACGCCGAGGAGGGTTCCCCGGCGCGTGAACGGCTGGCCGCGGTGGCCGCGACCACCGACGGCTTCGAACTCTCCCGGGTGGACCTGGAGATGCGCCGCGAGGGCGACGTGCTGGGCGACTCGCAGTCCGGAGCCCGGTCCAGCCTGCGGATGCTCACCCTGCTCAAGGACGAGGAGCTCATCGGGGAGGCGCGCGAGGAGGCCACGGCCTACGTGGCGGCCGATCCCGGGCTGACCGGGCACCCGCCGCTGGCCCAGGCGCTGGAGACGCTGCTGCCCGAGGAACGTGCGGAGTACCTGGACAAGGCCTGA
- the rsmD gene encoding 16S rRNA (guanine(966)-N(2))-methyltransferase RsmD, translated as MTRIIAGTAGGRRISVPEGRNTRPTSDRAREALFSSVQSDLGSLDGARVMDLYAGSGAIGLEALSRGAAHALLVEADRRAAQVLRDNIQTLGLPGARLVADRVERVVGADNTGDPYDVVVADPPYAVTDAEVAGVLADLVGRGWLAEDAVVVVERSKRGAEPSWPEGLERDRSRGYGEAVLWYARPSPTTTLT; from the coding sequence ATGACCCGCATCATCGCCGGTACGGCCGGTGGACGGCGCATCTCCGTCCCCGAGGGCCGTAACACCCGCCCCACCAGCGACCGGGCCCGCGAGGCGCTGTTCTCCTCCGTGCAGTCCGACCTCGGCTCCCTCGACGGCGCCCGGGTGATGGACCTGTACGCGGGCTCGGGGGCCATCGGCCTGGAGGCCCTGTCCCGGGGCGCCGCGCACGCGCTGCTGGTGGAGGCCGACCGCCGGGCGGCCCAGGTGCTGCGGGACAACATCCAGACGCTCGGGCTCCCCGGGGCGCGCCTGGTCGCCGACCGCGTGGAACGGGTGGTCGGCGCGGACAACACCGGCGACCCCTACGACGTCGTCGTCGCCGACCCGCCCTACGCCGTCACCGACGCCGAGGTCGCCGGGGTGCTGGCCGACCTGGTCGGCCGCGGCTGGCTGGCCGAGGACGCCGTGGTCGTCGTCGAACGCTCCAAGCGCGGTGCCGAACCCTCCTGGCCCGAGGGCCTGGAACGCGACCGCAGCCGGGGGTACGGGGAGGCGGTTCTCTGGTACGCCCGCCCGTCGCCCACCACCACCCTCACCTGA
- the coaD gene encoding pantetheine-phosphate adenylyltransferase: MRRVVCPGSFDPVTYGHIDIIGRAAKQYDEVVAAVLNNVNKRGLFTVPEKLDMLREGASGFDNVRVSEFDGLLVDFCRSNGIETIVRSLRSVSDFDYELQIAQMNYQLSGVETVFMTANPQYSFLSSSLVREIAQHRGDVSSLVTPYVQERLREKYEQKRSEGL; this comes from the coding sequence GTGCGCCGTGTCGTCTGCCCGGGTTCCTTCGACCCGGTGACCTACGGTCATATCGACATCATCGGCCGGGCGGCCAAACAGTACGACGAGGTCGTCGCCGCCGTGCTCAACAACGTCAACAAGCGCGGCCTGTTCACGGTCCCGGAGAAGCTCGACATGCTCCGGGAGGGCGCCTCCGGGTTCGACAACGTCCGGGTCAGCGAGTTCGACGGCCTCCTCGTCGACTTCTGCCGGTCGAATGGCATCGAGACCATCGTCCGCAGCCTGCGCTCGGTCAGCGACTTCGACTACGAGCTCCAGATCGCCCAGATGAACTACCAGCTCTCCGGCGTGGAGACCGTGTTCATGACGGCGAACCCGCAGTACTCCTTCCTGTCCTCCAGCCTCGTGCGCGAGATCGCCCAGCACCGCGGGGACGTCTCCAGCCTGGTCACCCCCTACGTCCAGGAGCGCCTGCGCGAGAAGTACGAGCAGAAGAGGTCCGAGGGCCTCTGA
- a CDS encoding YceD family protein, with product MVDTRQLGRQPGSMRTVNRIVTVPEAFATAMAAVPEGSEVELDLRLEAVMEGVLVTGTARGQLTAECSRCLDPISEGVEAGFQELYRYSADDEAAVTGEDADDEDEDYYLEGDLLDLGPVVRDAVVLALPLTPLCGPDCPGLCSECGAKIAEAGPDHGHGDNIDPRWEALREIADDPGER from the coding sequence GTGGTCGACACCCGCCAGCTGGGCCGCCAGCCGGGGTCGATGCGGACCGTCAACCGCATCGTGACCGTCCCCGAGGCGTTCGCCACGGCGATGGCGGCCGTGCCCGAGGGCAGCGAGGTCGAGTTGGACCTGCGCCTGGAGGCGGTGATGGAGGGAGTCCTCGTCACCGGCACCGCCCGCGGCCAGCTCACCGCGGAGTGCTCGCGTTGTCTGGACCCGATCTCGGAGGGCGTCGAGGCCGGATTCCAGGAGCTGTACCGGTACTCCGCCGACGACGAGGCGGCGGTGACGGGCGAGGACGCGGACGACGAGGATGAGGACTACTATCTGGAGGGCGATCTCCTCGACCTCGGACCCGTGGTCCGAGACGCCGTCGTGCTCGCGCTCCCGCTCACGCCGTTGTGCGGTCCGGACTGCCCCGGCCTGTGCTCCGAGTGCGGTGCCAAAATCGCCGAGGCCGGGCCCGACCACGGCCACGGCGACAACATCGACCCGCGTTGGGAGGCGCTCCGCGAGATCGCGGACGACCCCGGCGAACGATGA
- the rpmF gene encoding 50S ribosomal protein L32 — MAVPKRKMSRSNTRTRRSQWKASRPVLVNCPRCRDPKQPHIACPTCGTYNNRQVTNPA; from the coding sequence GTGGCCGTCCCGAAGCGGAAGATGTCGCGGAGCAACACCCGGACCCGCCGTTCCCAGTGGAAGGCGTCGCGCCCGGTGCTGGTCAACTGCCCGCGCTGCCGCGACCCCAAGCAGCCCCACATCGCGTGCCCGACCTGCGGCACCTACAACAACCGCCAGGTCACCAACCCGGCCTAG